The Peromyscus leucopus breed LL Stock chromosome 4, UCI_PerLeu_2.1, whole genome shotgun sequence genome segment GCGGTCACAGAGCACTTGGGATTTACTTAGAAGAGGAGCTGAGttcatttttgttctgtttatttattttgtgttaatgGGTGTTTTGCCCGTATGCATATCTGTACACCAGATGACTATACTGGCCAGAGGTCAGAAGGGTCTGTCGGGTTCAAGggactaagtcatctctccagccccatttttattCAGTTGTAATCAGCCACATGTAGCTAGTTCTGCAGCCTAAAGGCAGGGTGTGACCTCTCACCTGTCTAGTAGTGTCCTCACACTGACAAAATGGGCCCCTGGccagctgcctggctctgcagccCACAGTGCTGTTTGAACTGTCAGACTCCATTGCTTCTCTCAGACACCTACCTCATTCTTGTCCACACTTCCCTTAAGAACTACGGACACACTAGAGCGATTTCAGCTTCTCTCCAAGCCCATGACTGGATGTTTCTATCTTAGAGAGGAATTTAGAACTGTCTGGTCTAACAGGCTGAGGACCAGGTGGCAATTGCCTGCTTTCCCGGCTCTCTCAGGGTGGAAGGTCATTTGCTTGGGCTCAGACATGGAGTACGGGGGGCCTGACTGCCCCTTGCCTGTGCACAGACTCTCAGGATGGTTTTTACCTACAGGCACTCCCCTCCCCTAAAACAACCATTGGGCTTTGGGCTCCAGGGTGGCAATGGGGTACCCAGCCTCCTGATTTCTGGATTCTCTGTTTTCTGAgctgcttctctttcctcttagGTATGCAGAGATGCCAAAGGCTGAGAAGAACACCATTTCCCATCGATTCCGGGCCTTGCTCAAGCTGCAAGAGTACTTTAGTGTGACTGCTGGGGCTGGTGGCCACTAGGGCCCTGGGTGTGGGGAGGACAGTGCAGAACTCCCCAGGAGGCAGGCACTCCTGGCTGGTGTTTCTCTGGGTTGCGCTTTACCAGGGCATCCAGGCAACTTCAGCAGCCGGGGCTGAAGGGCAGTTTGCTCTGCATAGGGGAACTCTGGGCCAGTTGATACTCAACTCTTGCCCTTTGGGATTCAAGAGTTGCCTTTAGcctggcatagtggtgcacacctttagtcccagaatttgggaggcagaggcagacagatctttgtgagttcaaggccagcctggtttacatagtgagttccaggacagccagagctacagagtgagacgctgtctcaaaaacacaacaaaaacaataaagcagAGTTGCTCTTGCAGCCTCTGGGATCCTGAGAGAACTTTGGGTGTTCACACTTCGTAGCTTGAGGGTTGGCAAAGAAACATACAGCCTTTGATTTTAGAAGGCAGCAAATGTAAATTCTGGAAGGCATGTTTCCAAAATAAATGGTATATGTGTTTTGAGCCTTGTCTGTCTCTTGAGTTCCTATGACAGGTGGGAAGCCATCTTGATGGGTGGTCAGAGGGGCAGTTCTGTGTAGAGGATGCTCACCTGCCTGGAGAGCTGGCATACTCCTCTCCTTGAGTTCTTGTTCTTGTGAACCATGGGCTGTCCTCTTGTCTATGTCAAGTTCATGCTGGGGTTGGGGGGTAAGAGGCAGAACAGTGTGTGCTTTGCCATTATAGGTTGacagacgacctgagttcaatcccagagcccgtgtgtggagggagagaactgactctcagaggttgttctctgacctccatatgtatgcCATAGGATGAACCTTGcccccacatacacaaataaatgccaAAGGCCCTCTGTCCTCAAAAGCCTGACAGGAATCCTGTTTAAACTGCCTTGTCCATCATGTGCATCCCCTCTCCCCAAGACATTCCCTGGGAGACACTTGAGGGTCAGCTCCTGCCTTGCAGTTCCTGAAGTTGTTTCTTGAGGAAGGGTATGTTCAGGGAACACGAGAGGAGAAAGCAGGTTTCTGTGTCCCGGGCAGTTCTGGGGATATTCCCTCCAGTTTTTGGCCCCCAGGCTTGGCAAGGTGGCCTGGGGTTCAGCCATTATGATAAAGGCATTTCTCCTGACCCCAGGCAGGGCATGTGGGTGAGGAGAGGACACCGTTCTTCCCCACCTGTGCCCACCTGCCTGTCCCAGCATGCCTGGCTCCAACCTGGAGTACGGGAGGCCTCTCTGCCCCTTGCCTATGTTCCGGATGTGGCTTTCTCTTCATGGAATGCCCAGGCTACCGAGGAAGTCACCCCTCCCGACTTGAATTgcagatggatgggtaggtgggtgtaGGGGAACCCTGGTGTTTGCTGCACAGCTCTTCCTGAATCTCCCCCATTTTATTTGACCCATCCCTATAAACAGCTGTGGAGaacatactgcacacacacacacacacacacacacacacaagcaaaattaCACTTCGGTCTACACTCTGCACCTATGGTGTTGCCACGCCCTCCCTAGCATGCCCAGCCTGTTGACTTGCCAGCTCAAGTCTAAGGTGGGACTCCTTTTGGCTcgcattttcaatttttttttccttctcaataTGGTGGCAACCTCGGGGCCTCCAGCATGCGAGGCATTCTGCAGAGCCGCAAACCCGGCTCTACCAAGAGGTTTGAATCGCTTACCTTTCCTGTTATCCTTTCCTCTTCTTGCTGGTGTGCTGGACCCCCGTGTCCTAGTATGGAGGggtcttctgttttctctggggCGGTACCCGGCATtactttgtggtgctgggaaccaaacccggggcCTTGCACAAGTCAGATAACTAACACTCAGCctggtttgtggtggtattgtgttccccaaaatattgtgtactctaataaatttatctggggtcagagaacagacagccactagatacaaaggctagaaaatggtggcactcacacctttaatcctagcattccagagatagaaatccctctggatctctgtgagttcaaggccacattggaaatagccaagcatgatgacacatgcctttaatcccagaaagccagcctttaatcccagggagtggtggtagaaagcaaaatgatatataaggcgtgagaaccagaaactagaaggttttggctggttaagcattcaggcttttgagcagtaattcagctgagacccattccagatgaggactcagaggcctccagtctgaggagacaagaccagctgaggatccggcgaggtgagatagctgtggcttgttctgtctctctgatctaccagcatggaccccaataactcgcctcgggtttgattttattaataagaactttgaagattcctgcaaCACTGGTTTGTCTACAGTTGGGGCAGTGCCCTCTCTCAGAGGTGACAACACAAGATGGTTACCTGGAGGGACAGAATGACAGCATCACCCAGAGTTAGCGCCCCACTTCCTCATTTTGAGACGTCAGTTCAGGACTCCACACCATCACTGTCCATCCTCTGTAGAAAGGGTGTGTTACCCAGAGATAACACAACTCGATGACAGCCATGCCAGTGCACCCGAAGGAGCCACCATGGAGGTGTCAAGGCCAGGTGTTGCTGTGGGATTTGTGGGAGGGAACTGTATGGCTGGGTCAGGCACCGTGATGCCCGCCAAGGTGACTGGGAGAGGTTTGCAATCGCCTGTGTCTGAAAATGCTAACGAGCACACAAAAGGTCAAACTAGACGCTCCTAAAAGCCATAGGAGGTTAATTGGGAACCCCAGTGCTAGGCGTAGGCTACCTCCCACAGAAGCCCTTGAGGCCcctaaaacaaaaaaggtttttGCCACGGTTGCTGGTTGCCTTCCAGAACTTAATGACAAGACCCAGTTGCTGGAGAAATAAAGCTAGGGCTGGGCTGAAGTGTCCCCTCCCTGAGAGCTAGATCCTGTAGTGCTGGAAGTTTCTACTGAGGATGCTGAGGAGAATTAAGCCTCAGTCCTGCTCAGCTGTGGATCCTGCATGCTTCGTGATGGAAGTGCCAGGCAAAATGCGCTGGTGCATGGAGTGCAGGAGGATGGAACCAGCTTTCCGACTGGACTGGAGGCCAGGGAGGAAATCCACATGCGGCACAGGCAACACAGACAACCGTGACTAGGGAAGTCCTAGGCTCCCGTGGAGAGCAAGTGCTCTCGACTGCAGAGGTGCTGGCCCACATGCGTTTCCTACCACCATCTGGACAGTCTTCTGTTCCTGCTTTTGTCAAGCCTTGCCAACAGCTGTGttccagagacagaggaatgACCGAAGGGCACAAGGGTTCGGTACTTTGGAGAATAGTCGGGCATCTCTGTCACACCCCGGCACTGCCCCAGGCTCAGGGACTCCTGAAGAAGGAATGTAAGGGCCGGAGGAACGGGTGGCGAGTACTCCGTGACTGTCCTCCAGGCCCAACAACTGCTAAGAGAGATCAGTTCACCACTTGCAAAAGATCGTCCAGCTGGGCTTATTGACTGTCAACAGCCTCTCAGAGAGGTGCAGGGATCTGGAGACCCTGCCCCGAGTATCCAGCACTCTACCACTCATACCCAACTTCACCCTAAGTGCACATGGCCTGGGCCAGGGGTGGAGTATGCGCAGGAGGGACTAGTGGAGAGAGGCTCCATCGGTGACTCTGGGAAAGTCATCCATCCCTGCTAGGTAAAGACTTCCCCATGTGGCCTTTGAGGGGAGCACCCACACTCtagtaagtaacccctcacctagTCTCTGTAAGGAAGAACAATAAACCTTGTTGGGACCTTAGGAAAAGGGGTAGGAGTGGCTTAGTCTCCCCCGGGAAGGAATTTTATCAACAAATGCCAAGTGATTAAGCCGGAAGTATGGCATCTTCTTCCTCCATCAGACTGCTCAGCCCGTCTCCCAGTTCTCTCCAAATCACACACTGGCACGTGCAGGGTgcccctgccctctcccccagccACACCCTGTAGTCACTCTGTCCACCACACAGCACCTTGCTGTACCAACCCTGTCTCCTCTGGGTCTCTGTTCCCAGAAGGACATCCCTTGCAGGAGCCTCTCAACAGGAAGACACAAAAGTCCACTTTGTCTGCTTCTCACAGCTGGGCTGGTGGAGATGACGGCATATAGATGTAGGTACTCAGCAAACATCGGCCTTTTATTCTCCTCCCAGGGGGGTTGTTTTCTGTCCCCAAGTCTGGGAGAGCGGCAAAGATGGAGGTGGCATGGTGGGCGCACAGAAACAAGACTTGGATCGCACAGAAATAAGACTTTTATTCACTAAtgtgtacacagtgagttccttaTACAATCAAGGAAATGGGCTCTCTCCTGGGCATCAACTCTTTTATCAAAAGAAAATCTACTTTTCTTAGCTCCACCCTGGCAATGTCCCTGACCCTAAACTAAAGGTTAATGGGGTGAGGGGTGAGCAAACACCATTGGAAACCACAATGCCCCGGGGCTTCAGGCCGCAATGAGGACGGGCCAGAGCACTGCCACAGAGCAGGCCCGAAAGGATGGGGAAGGTGGCCCTGGTCAGGGTCTGTGCTCAGCATCCATGACATCCAAGTACTTGGCTTCAATGATTCGGGGCAGCAGATTGTAACTGCAGAACAGAGGGAGAGGCAAACTGAGTGGTCGATGGCCACAGCAGGTACCCACTGAGCCCAGCGGCGGGCTGCGCCCTCCTCACAGCCACCCAGCCGGGTCATACCGGATCGGAATCATGGCAATCATGATGAGAGGGAAGACCATCTTCATGTAGGGCAGGGAGCTCATGCCGAAggcacagagcagcagcagctgcagaatCTGCAGGCCTGTGAAGTAGTGGATCTTCCTTTGGGGCACTCTCCGGACGTAGTGTGTGGGTGGGTATGATGTCTGTGGGCAGCAGCAATCAGGCAGTCAGGGATGGCTGTGTCCCCACACCCCCTCCCGGGCCCTGGCACCTACCTGCTCCTTGAGCAGCAGGGCCACGCGAGAGAAGAGCTGGTTGCCATCCAGGGAGGTGAGCGCAATGTAGAGGAAGAGCCCATAGAGCACAGGCTTGGGGATCCACTGCAGGGggaaaggcagcagcagcagcgagagACCCACCAGGACACTGGCGCCCAGCGCGGTCAGCCGGGTCTCCTTAACATTCACAATCCTGCGGGGGCCCGGAGCACAGGGCTACGTGTGGGTCTAGCTAGGGCGCCGCTGCCTCTGAGCCCTTATCTCTAAGCCACATCCTTTCCTACGTCACATGGAGCCCAAGGTCGACCCCCTCTGACCTTcaggtctgcctggctcttgcCCTAGGACCCCCAGGGACCACTCCTACTCACGTTTCATAAATGTGCCCATTCTCCACACGTTCCTCCACTAAGGCCAGTGCCCGCACATGCAGCGGGGAGTGGGGGTAGGCGGCGTGGATCCAGGGTAGCCCGAAGAGAGACAGCCCCGTATTGATGATGGCGAGCAGCAGGAGGTCCCAGTGATAGGCAGTGCCCTTCACCAGCCTGACAGAGATGGGCACACGTGGACAGAGTCCTGTTGGCTGTCAGAAGAGTCCGGGACCCTgccacctcccccctcccccccacagcCCCCAGTACCTGTTCTCTGGTGCATTGACCAGGGCAGCCACCAGGTTCTGCTCAATGAAGAAAAGCAAGGAGAGCAGGAAACCAAGACCCATGGCGCTGCCGATGGCCTTGAAGGACAGAGAGCGGATCTGTGCCATCTCAAAGAGGCTCTCGCTGGGGTTGTATCTGAACTTGCTCACTGCAATACGGGACAGGCTTGGCCCACCGTGCCCAGGGAGCGAGGCCACGCCATGCCACCCCCAGCTCCCCCCGCCCGTCCCAACTCACTCTCAATTTCCTGGAAGCCATAGGAACTGATGAGGGAGAAGGCCAGCACGGCGATGGGCAGGGCACagtcagacagggtctcacgcaCACAGGGGTGCAGGTAGGGGCTGGAGACGACCGGTGCATCAGCGTGGCCCGGGGGCTGGCTGGCCCGCGCCCCCCACCCAGGGGCCCCCTCGCGTCTTTTCAGGAGATCCTGAGCGCTAAGAGTCTGCATAACCTAGGCTGGCTTGCAaactggagatcctcctgcctcggcctcctaagtactgggatccAAAGGTGCCCCTTCCTCACCTTTTCTTGAACTGGTAGAGGGTGTAGCCTAGCCAGAGCGTGCCCAGCATGATGAGGAGGCTGAGGACTGCCGTGGCCTGGCCCGAGGGTgtgctgctggggctgctggctGTGGCCACCTCCACGGTGCTGTGCCAGAGGCTGGTGGTGTTGGGCACGCTGTGGAGGCTGGTGGTGTTGGGCGCGCTTCTGCCAGCGCCCAACAGGCTTGCCAAGGATGAAGTCCTTTTTGTGTGGTAGTGGTGACCATAGTAGTACTTCCAGAAGACTGTGGGGGCGAGTCAACAGGCCTAAGCCATCTGGGATCTGGGAGGCTGAAGCCTAGCGTCCTTATTGATAAAGGGTGGAGGGGTGTGCTAAGGGAGGTGGGGATgctgaagggaaggaaaggggccaTAATGGGAGAGAGCTTCTAAGGGGAAACAAGGGGAATAGGGGGGAGCTCTGGCCTTCTCAGTCAACCAGGAACCACCggtccgtccgtctgtccatctgtccgtcTACCCTTGGTCTCCCAAGTCTGCTATTGCCTCTGCTGTAGCTGACCCCCTGGCCTGCCTGGCCCAgtgcctctgccccctctctgGCTTTGCCTGGAGAAGCTCATCCCCTTCATCACCACACGGTGCTGCCGCTGTGCCAGCCACAGCTCCTCCAGCACTTCTGCCACCGGAAGAACAACCTTAGCTggacacctcctcctcctcctcctcctcctcctccttctccgcCCTGTCAAGCACGGTTGAGAGCCCTCCCACCCCAAGCAGGTCCTTCTCTGGGTCTGcactcagttttttgttttgttttttgagatagggtctcacgatatagccttagctgtcctcaaactcagagatccgcctgcctctgcctcccgagcgataggattaaaggtgtgcgccgccacacCTGACTTGTACTCACTTTTGACCATGCCCTTGACGGCATCCAGCACAAACGTGATGGAAATGAAGAGGGCAATGATTTCCTCTGTTGACCTGCAAAGAGGTGATATGCctcaagatgtgtgtgtgtgtgtgtgtgtgtgtgtgtgtgtgtgtgtgtgtgcattgggggGCAGTAATTATTAAAGAAAACGCTTCCCTGAGCTCTTGTATGGACCATCGCCATGAAagagtgcccccccccactctcaaTAACTCCACCTTGGCCTACGGAGAGCACACTATCTATTCTGGGGTTATAGGGCTTTGGCATGAGGCTGACCCACACCCCCAGACACCGCAGCCCAGGACTGGTCACCTCTTAAAGAGATTCATAAGCAGGCTGAGGTTGAGGAAGGCATAAAGCGCGAGGAAGAAACTGTTCCACAGGCCCGTCCACGCGTAGAAGGAGTTGAAGTCCAGGTTGTAGTCATCGCAGATGACTCGGATCACTGCAGACAAGGGGCAGGATGTGCAGTCAGGCCTGGGCTGGGCTCCAGGGCCTGGGCACCACCTCCCATTTCAACCCCACTGTACCCTGGATGTAGATGGCCAGGGGCGCGGTTGTCAGCAGTATTACCAGTGGCTGCCCAGAGAAGAGCGCATATAAGAGGCCACCGATGCTCTGGCCAGCTATGGTCTTCTGCACATCTGCGGAGGTGGTAAGTTCAGGGGTCACCCCAGCCCAGGGTCCTGCCTGGCACACCCCTACCGCCCCCGAGCCCCTCACCGATGGCTCCGTTCGTGTTCTCATCATTGAGGGATCCAAAAGCAATCGTCGGCAGGAGGCAGGCAAAATAGAGGAAAAGCGTGGTGGTGACGTATTTGCCCACGGTCTTGCCTTTCCCGATGAGGCCTAGGAGTGCAGGACAGACAGCATTTGCTGCAGACGCAGGACACGCGCACTGGCCTTGTGGCCTGAAAGGCTGAGCTCTGGCTGGCTGGGCACCTACCATCGGTGAAGTCCAGTGGGTACACCGGGAACCTGTGCGTGATGTCCACCCAGATGCCCTTTCCAAAAGGGAAAAAGTCCTTGCACTTGGGGGGCTGGGAGAAAGGGCAGAACGTGTTAGCGCTGCTTGGCCCGCGCccgacaccccaccccacccctattcTGTACCTGGTGGTGTTTGTGGGTATGGAGGGAGCTCATGCTGTGCCCCTTGGCTCTTGGCATCATGGTGAGCAGCTGCCTTTGGTGTACCAGAGCCTCCTTGAATTCCTCCTCTGTGCGGGTCTTGAGGAGCTTCTGGCGGAAGGTGATGTCCGAGAACATGGTGGCAAAGGTGCGTGCCACCTCCATCGCAGTCTTGGTGCTTTTCTGGGGACAGAAGGTGGCACGGTTACACCCCCAGCTCCGGTGGCAGGGAGAGCCTGTCTTTGCCGAGTGCAATCACGCACGGGCAGCCGGCAGCAGCCCCTGTTTCCCCAAGCTCAGACATGGATGCACCTTGCCACTATTCCTACTAGGAACTGCTGTGGATCTCGtggtttcctttttcctttttaccttttttatttttgtttttccagacagggcttctctgtgtaacagccctggctgtcctggaactcactctgtagaccaagctggccttgaactcacagagatccacctgcctctgcctcccgagtgctgggaccaaaggtgtgcgccactactgcctggctccatttt includes the following:
- the Slc4a11 gene encoding sodium bicarbonate transporter-like protein 11 isoform X1, which encodes MSQNGRLEDSSEYFSAAALGYFRNDMDDTPEVREDSLGDEVFDTVNSSIVSGESIRFFVNVNLEVQPSKSDLEAATGGCVLLHTSRKYLKLKNFEEEVRAHRDLDGFLAQASIILNETATSLDDVLRTMLNRFAQDPNHAEPDCDLDLLMAKLFTDAGAPMESKVHLLSDTIQGVTATVRGVQYQQSWLCIICTMKALQKRHVCISRLIRPQNWGENSCEVRFVILVLAPPKMKSTKTAMEVARTFATMFSDITFRQKLLKTRTEEEFKEALVHQRQLLTMMPRAKGHSMSSLHTHKHHQPPKCKDFFPFGKGIWVDITHRFPVYPLDFTDGLIGKGKTVGKYVTTTLFLYFACLLPTIAFGSLNDENTNGAIDVQKTIAGQSIGGLLYALFSGQPLVILLTTAPLAIYIQVIRVICDDYNLDFNSFYAWTGLWNSFFLALYAFLNLSLLMNLFKRSTEEIIALFISITFVLDAVKGMVKIFWKYYYGHHYHTKRTSSLASLLGAGRSAPNTTSLHSVPNTTSLWHSTVEVATASSPSSTPSGQATAVLSLLIMLGTLWLGYTLYQFKKSPYLHPCVRETLSDCALPIAVLAFSLISSYGFQEIEMSKFRYNPSESLFEMAQIRSLSFKAIGSAMGLGFLLSLLFFIEQNLVAALVNAPENRLVKGTAYHWDLLLLAIINTGLSLFGLPWIHAAYPHSPLHVRALALVEERVENGHIYETIVNVKETRLTALGASVLVGLSLLLLPFPLQWIPKPVLYGLFLYIALTSLDGNQLFSRVALLLKEQTSYPPTHYVRRVPQRKIHYFTGLQILQLLLLCAFGMSSLPYMKMVFPLIMIAMIPIRYNLLPRIIEAKYLDVMDAEHRP
- the Slc4a11 gene encoding sodium bicarbonate transporter-like protein 11 isoform X2; the protein is MSQNGRLEDSSEYFSAAALGYFRNDMDDTPEVREDSLGDEVFDTVNSSIVSGESIRFFVNVNLEVQPSKSDLEAATGGCVLLHTSRKYLKLKNFEEEVRAHRDLDGFLAQASIILNETATSLDDVLRTMLNRFAQDPNHAEPDCDLDLLMAKLFTDAGAPMESKVHLLSDTIQGVTATVRGVQYQQSWLCIICTMKALQKRHVCISRLIRPQNWGENSCEVRFVILVLAPPKMKSTKTAMEVARTFATMFSDITFRQKLLKTRTEEEFKEALVHQRQLLTMMPRAKGHSMSSLHTHKHHQPPKCKDFFPFGKGIWVDITHRFPVYPLDFTDGLIGKGKTVGKYVTTTLFLYFACLLPTIAFGSLNDENTNGAIDVQKTIAGQSIGGLLYALFSGQPLVILLTTAPLAIYIQVIRVICDDYNLDFNSFYAWTGLWNSFFLALYAFLNLSLLMNLFKRSTEEIIALFISITFVLDAVKGMVKIFWKYYYGHHYHTKRTSSLASLLGAGRSAPNTTSLHSVPNTTSLWHSTVEVATASSPSSTPSGQATAVLSLLIMLGTLWLGYTLYQFKKSPYLHPCVRETLSDCALPIAVLAFSLISSYGFQEIEMSKFRYNPSESLFEMAQIRSLSFKAIGSAMGLGFLLSLLFFIEQNLVAALVNAPENRTLSTCAHLCQAGEGHCLSLGPPAARHHQYGAVSLRATLDPRRLPPLPAACAGTGLSGGTCGEWAHL